The genomic region TTTTCGTTTATTTACCTTAATTGAACCAAAAAATATTAAGGTTGTCATTATTGGTCAAGATCCTTATCATGGCCCGGGTCAAGCAAATGGATTGGCATTCAGTGTTAATGATGGAATAAAAAACCCACCAAGTTTAGTTAATATTTTTCATGAATTAAAAAAAGACTTGGAGATTGACCACTATGCTAGTGGCAATTTAGACCATTGAGCTAAAAAAGGTGTTTTTTTATATAATACAATTGGGAGTGTTGTTACCAAAGCGCCATTAAGCCATAAAGATATTGGCTGAACTACTTTTAGTCAAAATTTAATTATTTATTTAAATAAGATTAGCTATGATATTATTTATGTTTTATGAGGAAATTATGCTAAACAATATAGTAAATATATTTTGAATAAGGATAATATTATTAAGGGAGCGCATCCGTCGCCGTTTAGTTATAACTTATTTAAAGATCAGCAATTTTTTTTAAAAATTAATGATTTACTTTTAAAAAATAAAAAAAACATAATTGATTGGAAAATGTAATGTATAATTGTTATATGTAAAATATTGACTATACAAAAGGAATTATTTTATCAAAATAGATTGTGGGGATATTATGGGTCTACTAACAACATTTAGTGATATATCGAAAATCTTATATAGTAATAAAATGGCATATGTTGCTAGTGGTGTTATCGGTGCACTTTTTATTATTTATTGTGTTTATAATGGTTTATATTATTTAATTAATCCTAGCCGCTACAATGGGATTCGTTTTACAACTAAAAACATTGCTTATATTACAATGCTATCAGCAGTTTCAGCAACAGTTACAATTATTATTTCAATAACAGTTCCAATTATTGTTTTTCCACCCGTCCGGATTGCTTTTGAAGGTTTAATGGTTAAAATTAGTGGTTTTATCTTTGGACCAATTGTTGGCCTCTTATCGGGGGTTGTTACTGACTTAATTGTAATGTTGTTTGTTCCGTCTTATGTTCATGTTGCATATATTATTGTAATTGCTTCATATGGTTTTTTATCGGGTTGTGCTTCTTCAATTAATCGTGCCGTTGGTAAGCATAAATGAATTTTATTTATGTTAACAAATA from Spiroplasma endosymbiont of Polydrusus cervinus harbors:
- a CDS encoding uracil-DNA glycosylase, which translates into the protein MWIKYAVGWEEFFDNEIKKPYFKKLLKNIDREYESKICYPTKTDIFRLFTLIEPKNIKVVIIGQDPYHGPGQANGLAFSVNDGIKNPPSLVNIFHELKKDLEIDHYASGNLDHWAKKGVFLYNTIGSVVTKAPLSHKDIGWTTFSQNLIIYLNKISYDIIYVLWGNYAKQYSKYILNKDNIIKGAHPSPFSYNLFKDQQFFLKINDLLLKNKKNIIDWKM